One Halobacterium sp. DL1 DNA window includes the following coding sequences:
- a CDS encoding transcriptional regulator: protein MDEQDAEIIKAVADIGEPSPKGVEEETGIPKSTVHYRLEKLREAGVIEDELFNLDLEKVGLNLTVITEVMADYEEGYHEKVGEQLSEIEGVSQVYFTMGDTDFIVIAHLSSREMVEELVVAYEGIDAIQRSSTNFAISTIKNERIPFRNYDLETLKDIVTEN, encoded by the coding sequence ATGGACGAGCAAGACGCAGAGATCATTAAAGCAGTGGCGGACATTGGTGAACCTAGTCCGAAGGGCGTCGAGGAGGAGACGGGCATCCCGAAGTCCACGGTCCACTATCGCCTCGAGAAACTGCGCGAGGCTGGCGTCATCGAGGACGAACTGTTCAACCTCGACCTGGAGAAGGTCGGCCTCAACCTCACCGTCATCACCGAAGTGATGGCCGACTACGAGGAGGGGTACCACGAGAAGGTCGGCGAACAGCTCAGCGAGATCGAGGGGGTCAGCCAGGTGTACTTCACGATGGGGGACACCGACTTCATCGTCATCGCGCACCTCTCCAGCCGTGAGATGGTCGAGGAGCTCGTCGTCGCCTACGAGGGCATCGACGCCATCCAGCGCAGCAGTACGAACTTCGCCATCTCCACCATCAAGAACGAGCGCATCCCGTTCCGGAACTACGACCTCGAGACCCTGAAGGACATCGTCACTGAGAACTGA
- a CDS encoding ABC transporter permease: MLRPLVDNDRLRFGLQVLPWLSILGLLVFLPLAAIFVWSVAIPQPFGFKLGFTLENYQAFFDSYRVDTFFTTIKEGVIQVLLALVFGFPIAYYAGVLKRDSKYTFPLMLLFAIPFLTSYILRTLSWISFLGSDGVFNSVLLFTGIIDQPLGWLLYSTFAVRLGMLASYLPFMIFPAWLAMSRIDDEILHASADLGGSPLATIRHVVIPLSIPGLLIGAVFVFVGVLGESVVPVILGGGNISLIATIIDNAVNSARLPLASAISAVVLLFAVLLLLAWEYVYGLRTVGEI; this comes from the coding sequence GTGCTCCGGCCGCTCGTCGACAACGACCGGCTCAGGTTCGGCCTCCAGGTCCTGCCCTGGCTCTCCATCCTCGGGCTCCTGGTCTTCCTGCCGCTGGCCGCGATCTTCGTCTGGAGCGTCGCGATTCCTCAGCCGTTCGGCTTCAAACTCGGGTTCACGCTCGAGAACTACCAGGCGTTCTTCGACTCCTACCGCGTCGACACCTTCTTCACCACCATCAAGGAGGGCGTCATCCAGGTCCTGCTCGCGCTCGTGTTCGGCTTCCCCATCGCGTACTACGCGGGCGTGCTGAAGCGGGACTCGAAGTACACGTTCCCGCTCATGCTGCTGTTCGCCATCCCCTTCCTCACGAGCTACATCCTCCGGACGCTGTCGTGGATCTCCTTCCTCGGCAGCGACGGCGTGTTCAACAGCGTCCTGCTGTTCACGGGCATCATCGACCAGCCGCTGGGGTGGCTGCTCTACTCGACGTTCGCCGTCCGGCTGGGGATGCTCGCGAGCTACCTGCCGTTCATGATCTTCCCGGCGTGGCTCGCGATGAGCCGCATCGACGACGAGATACTGCACGCGAGCGCCGACCTCGGCGGGTCGCCGCTCGCGACGATTCGCCACGTCGTCATCCCGCTCTCGATTCCGGGACTACTCATCGGCGCGGTGTTCGTGTTCGTCGGCGTGCTCGGCGAGAGCGTCGTCCCTGTCATCCTGGGCGGCGGCAACATCTCGCTCATCGCGACCATCATCGACAACGCCGTCAACTCCGCGCGCCTCCCGCTGGCGAGCGCCATCAGCGCCGTCGTGTTGCTGTTCGCGGTGTTGCTGCTGCTCGCGTGGGAGTACGTCTACGGCCTCAGAACGGTGGGTGAGATCTGA
- a CDS encoding polyamine ABC transporter, whose protein sequence is MSTSSSRLSDVLRTDPTVWVSDVSKDWLWKAFMAFWILFILAPPIMLVFISLDTASYVRIPQGITLAKYELMLQSDALITAMERSLKLAVVTMFVAPALALLAVLSYRKTTYKALFVAAMILPLFVPGVVQGFSLLMLFKQIGFGQAFVATAIGHVIWAFPFAFLVILTSMSTVRDDVLLASADLGANEFETFRHVIFPQIRPGLISAVIFSFVLSFNEFSRTVYLQFGQNTIPTYVFAKLQVELSPEVFAIAGLTVVLSFVLIGAAIAVLYGSGSPDAEE, encoded by the coding sequence ATGAGCACGAGTTCATCCCGCCTCTCCGACGTTCTGCGAACGGACCCGACGGTCTGGGTCTCCGACGTCTCGAAGGACTGGCTCTGGAAGGCGTTCATGGCGTTCTGGATCCTGTTCATCCTCGCGCCGCCGATCATGCTGGTGTTCATCTCGCTGGACACCGCGTCGTACGTCCGCATCCCGCAGGGGATCACGCTCGCGAAGTACGAACTGATGCTGCAGAGCGACGCGCTCATCACTGCGATGGAGCGGTCGCTGAAGCTCGCCGTCGTGACGATGTTCGTCGCGCCGGCGCTGGCGCTGCTGGCGGTGCTGTCCTACCGGAAGACCACGTACAAGGCGCTGTTCGTCGCGGCGATGATCCTGCCGCTGTTCGTTCCGGGCGTCGTGCAGGGGTTCAGCCTGCTGATGCTGTTCAAGCAGATCGGCTTCGGGCAGGCGTTCGTCGCCACCGCCATCGGGCACGTCATCTGGGCGTTCCCGTTCGCGTTCCTCGTCATCCTGACGAGCATGTCGACGGTCCGCGACGACGTCCTGCTCGCGAGCGCCGACCTCGGCGCGAACGAGTTCGAGACGTTCCGCCACGTCATCTTCCCCCAGATTCGGCCGGGCCTCATCAGCGCGGTCATCTTCAGCTTCGTGCTGTCGTTCAACGAGTTCTCGCGGACGGTCTACCTCCAGTTCGGGCAGAACACCATCCCGACGTACGTCTTCGCGAAACTGCAGGTGGAGCTGTCGCCGGAAGTGTTCGCCATCGCCGGCCTGACAGTCGTGCTGTCGTTCGTGCTGATCGGCGCCGCAATCGCGGTGCTCTACGGCTCCGGTTCGCCGGACGCCGAGGAGTGA
- a CDS encoding LamB/YcsF family protein: MVQIDINCDMGESFGNWTMGRDEEVMPYISSANIAGGYHGGDPHVMRETVALAADHDVGVGVHPGLPDKMGFGRRKMDATPEEVRDYVTYQLGALNAFCDQHGVTFQHVKPHGAMYSMLSDSPEHARAVMEGILDVDDDLIYLATDRNIYEVTQEYDDLDAVFEGYVDLDYNPDRSLIVEQEKETRDPEEVADRFVSIATEGQVEAVNGELLDMPADSICIHGDTPNAVEILEAIHDRIGEHDIELTPLHRIV, translated from the coding sequence ATGGTACAGATTGACATCAACTGCGACATGGGGGAGAGCTTCGGGAACTGGACCATGGGGCGCGACGAGGAAGTGATGCCGTACATCTCGTCGGCGAACATCGCCGGCGGCTACCACGGCGGGGACCCGCACGTCATGCGCGAGACCGTCGCGCTCGCGGCCGACCACGACGTCGGCGTCGGCGTCCACCCGGGCCTCCCAGACAAGATGGGGTTCGGCCGACGGAAGATGGACGCGACACCAGAGGAGGTCAGGGACTACGTGACCTACCAGCTCGGCGCGCTCAACGCGTTCTGCGACCAGCACGGCGTCACGTTCCAGCACGTCAAACCCCACGGCGCGATGTACTCGATGCTCTCGGACAGCCCCGAGCACGCCCGCGCCGTGATGGAGGGCATCCTCGACGTCGACGACGATCTCATCTACCTCGCGACTGACAGGAACATCTACGAGGTCACCCAGGAGTACGACGACCTCGACGCCGTCTTCGAGGGCTACGTCGACCTCGACTACAACCCAGACCGGAGCCTCATCGTCGAACAGGAGAAGGAGACCCGCGACCCCGAAGAGGTCGCCGACCGGTTCGTCAGCATCGCGACCGAGGGCCAGGTCGAAGCAGTCAACGGCGAGCTGCTCGACATGCCCGCGGACAGCATCTGCATCCACGGCGACACGCCGAACGCCGTCGAGATCCTCGAGGCCATCCACGACCGCATCGGGGAACACGACATCGAACTCACGCCGCTGCACCGGATCGTCTGA
- a CDS encoding cobalt ABC transporter permease, protein MTAIGLSYAPGDTVVHRLDARTKLLGQFVVALLAFTWTDALALPVVWALVVGGMALARVRLRSVFPGYALPFVLLAFATLTRTVTLGPPWVDVDAGLAATLHSLRVAAILLASAVYVQTTPVSETQAAISRLVPGKPGRFLAAGTSFVLRFLPVLLADLQSARAAQQARLGDQRRLHERMQTVALAGLNRAFERADRFSLALKARCFAWNPTQPRLSFSRTDWLVSAGFVGLLAVAALA, encoded by the coding sequence GTGACGGCCATCGGGCTCTCGTACGCCCCGGGGGACACCGTCGTCCACCGCCTCGACGCCCGCACGAAGCTCCTGGGACAGTTCGTCGTCGCGCTGCTGGCGTTCACGTGGACCGACGCGCTCGCGCTCCCGGTCGTCTGGGCGCTCGTCGTCGGCGGGATGGCGCTAGCGAGGGTCCGACTGCGCAGCGTCTTCCCGGGGTACGCGCTCCCGTTCGTGCTCCTGGCGTTCGCCACGCTGACGCGGACAGTCACCCTCGGCCCGCCCTGGGTGGACGTCGACGCCGGCCTCGCGGCGACCCTGCACAGCCTCCGCGTCGCCGCCATCCTGCTCGCGAGCGCGGTCTACGTGCAGACGACGCCCGTCTCAGAGACACAGGCCGCCATCTCGCGGCTGGTCCCGGGCAAACCCGGGCGGTTCCTCGCGGCGGGCACGTCGTTTGTGCTGCGGTTCCTGCCGGTGTTGCTCGCGGACCTCCAGAGCGCGCGCGCGGCACAGCAGGCGCGCCTCGGCGACCAGCGCCGCCTCCACGAGCGGATGCAGACGGTCGCCCTGGCCGGCCTCAACCGGGCGTTCGAGCGCGCGGACCGCTTCTCGCTGGCGCTCAAGGCGCGGTGTTTCGCCTGGAACCCGACCCAGCCGCGGCTGTCGTTCTCGCGGACGGACTGGCTGGTCTCGGCGGGGTTCGTCGGACTGCTGGCGGTCGCTGCGCTCGCCTGA
- a CDS encoding ABC transporter ATP-binding protein translates to MIETRDLVKTFDGVPALDGLSLTIPDGEFVVLAGPNGSGKTTLVRHFNGLLEADAGEVLVDGTPVQDDLVAARVAVGMVFQHPRDQFVAATIGEEVAFGPRNLGLPHHEITDRVADALDAVGLGGRDEERVAALSGGEQERLAIAGALAMRPAHLVLDEPFTGLDAPAQAAVRDRLAALKAAGTSVVVVTHDLRDVADLADRVVVLRDGTIAADGDYDAVHERLPDLGVRQP, encoded by the coding sequence ATGATAGAAACCCGGGACCTCGTCAAGACGTTCGACGGCGTCCCGGCCCTCGACGGCCTCTCGCTGACCATCCCGGACGGCGAGTTCGTCGTGCTCGCCGGTCCGAACGGCTCCGGGAAGACGACGCTCGTCCGTCACTTCAACGGACTGCTGGAGGCCGATGCCGGCGAGGTGCTGGTCGACGGGACGCCCGTCCAGGACGACCTGGTCGCCGCTCGTGTCGCCGTCGGGATGGTGTTCCAGCACCCCCGCGACCAGTTTGTCGCCGCGACCATCGGGGAGGAAGTCGCCTTCGGTCCGCGGAACCTTGGCCTCCCACACCACGAGATAACCGACCGCGTGGCGGACGCGCTCGACGCCGTCGGCCTCGGCGGCCGGGACGAGGAGCGCGTCGCAGCGCTCTCGGGCGGCGAACAGGAACGCCTCGCCATCGCCGGTGCGCTCGCGATGCGGCCGGCCCACCTCGTGCTCGACGAACCATTTACTGGGCTGGACGCCCCCGCACAGGCGGCCGTCCGCGACAGGCTCGCGGCGCTGAAAGCGGCCGGAACCAGCGTGGTCGTGGTCACACACGACCTGCGCGACGTCGCCGACCTTGCGGACCGCGTGGTCGTCCTCCGGGACGGCACCATCGCGGCCGATGGCGACTACGACGCCGTCCACGAGCGACTACCGGACCTCGGGGTGCGTCAGCCGTGA
- a CDS encoding biotin biosynthesis protein BioY, which yields MSTTTEDVDVVGDDTVENIARAALFAALIGACAYVSFPNPLAPQVPVTLQVLALFLAGIYLGPVWGAVSMALYLVAGAAGVPVWSGGSAGVGALLGPTAGYLWSYPIAAFVIGAVVHSGLTLRDPNDAGVWRLVGAMVAGTVVVYALGSLGIYLATPAGIVTAVVSGSAAFVPFEAAKIAAAVGIVRSDAVAAK from the coding sequence ATGAGTACCACGACGGAAGACGTCGACGTCGTCGGCGACGACACGGTCGAGAACATCGCTCGGGCGGCGCTGTTCGCGGCGCTCATCGGCGCCTGCGCGTACGTCTCGTTCCCGAACCCCCTCGCACCACAGGTCCCGGTGACGCTGCAGGTGCTGGCGCTGTTCCTCGCGGGCATCTACCTCGGCCCCGTCTGGGGCGCGGTCTCGATGGCGCTGTACCTCGTCGCAGGCGCCGCGGGCGTCCCCGTCTGGTCGGGAGGCAGTGCGGGCGTCGGTGCGCTCCTCGGGCCGACCGCGGGCTACCTCTGGTCGTACCCCATCGCCGCGTTCGTCATCGGCGCCGTCGTCCACTCCGGACTCACGCTCCGAGACCCCAACGACGCCGGCGTCTGGCGGCTCGTCGGCGCGATGGTCGCCGGGACCGTCGTCGTCTACGCGCTCGGCTCCCTCGGCATCTACCTCGCGACCCCTGCCGGCATCGTCACCGCCGTCGTCTCGGGGAGCGCGGCGTTCGTGCCGTTCGAGGCCGCGAAGATAGCCGCCGCCGTCGGTATCGTTCGTAGCGACGCCGTCGCCGCGAAATGA
- a CDS encoding carbon-monoxide dehydrogenase, whose protein sequence is MYTDAFDYYRADSVDEAVSLLDEHDGSELLAGAQGILTRMKTGDESPPALVDIGQLDGLSAIEANDGTLSVGAMATHAELAESESVADHAAALSEAAGEVGDPQIRNGGTIGGNLAHGDPRSDPPAAVLALDAGLVVQGPDGERTIDATDLFDGSFETAVGDQEVATRLEVPVDGDAGSAYHKRRDPLSGYALVGVAASVRLDDGTVEEARLGATGVTDRPFRLESVEETLEGESVDDELLSDAGAAAKEAVDPDDVRSDPQSSGAFRAHLLAVYAEQVLADAVERAR, encoded by the coding sequence ATGTACACCGACGCGTTCGACTACTACCGCGCAGACAGCGTCGACGAGGCGGTCAGCCTCTTGGACGAACACGACGGCAGCGAACTGCTCGCGGGCGCACAGGGCATCCTTACGCGCATGAAGACCGGCGACGAGTCGCCGCCCGCGCTCGTCGACATCGGCCAACTAGATGGGCTGTCCGCCATCGAGGCGAACGACGGCACGCTGTCGGTGGGCGCGATGGCGACCCACGCGGAGCTAGCGGAGTCGGAATCAGTGGCGGACCACGCGGCGGCGCTGTCGGAGGCCGCGGGCGAGGTCGGCGACCCGCAGATACGGAACGGCGGGACCATCGGCGGGAACCTCGCGCACGGCGACCCGCGCTCGGACCCGCCCGCGGCGGTGCTGGCGCTCGACGCCGGCCTCGTCGTCCAGGGGCCGGACGGCGAGCGCACCATCGACGCCACCGACCTCTTCGACGGGTCCTTCGAGACGGCCGTCGGCGACCAGGAGGTCGCCACCAGGCTAGAGGTTCCCGTCGACGGGGACGCCGGGAGCGCGTACCACAAGCGCCGGGACCCCCTCTCGGGGTACGCGCTGGTGGGCGTCGCTGCGAGCGTCCGACTGGACGACGGTACCGTCGAGGAGGCGCGCCTGGGCGCCACGGGCGTCACCGACCGCCCGTTCAGGCTCGAGAGCGTCGAAGAGACGCTCGAGGGCGAGTCCGTGGACGACGAACTGCTCTCGGACGCCGGGGCCGCGGCGAAGGAGGCAGTCGACCCGGACGACGTGCGCTCGGACCCGCAGTCGTCCGGCGCGTTCCGCGCGCACCTGCTGGCGGTGTACGCGGAGCAAGTGCTGGCCGACGCCGTGGAGCGAGCGCGGTAA
- a CDS encoding carbon-monoxide dehydrogenase: protein MSDAEDAAEAVFGSPVQRREDVPLLKGEATFTDDVSLPGMTHLAIRRSDHAHARIVDVDTSEAEAMDGVVAVFTGQDVEDSGVPNAIPTAWDLPNLVQPQYRMLAVDKVRHEGDGVAAVVAESRHVARDAVERIDVEYEELDHATHPREAVEADVPEVHEEAEDNVGFDFELGDPDAVDDAFADADHTASVDLRLPRIIPNAMEPRAAVADWDATTEEMRIWMTSQNPHLHRMLMAAATLGIPENKLQVIAPEVGGGFGSKIYHYPDEAVTGWASMQVERPVKWQATRSESYRTDCHGRDHDTTVEIAVDDDGTVRGLRAETYAGLGAHLSQFGSATPSYLYTTVLSGQYKIPTIYARVVGAFTNTTPVDAYRGAGRAEGIYVVERAMDVAARELDMDPVEFRRQNLVPPEEFPYESAAALVYDSGEYERGMDTALDHIDYEELRERQEELREEGRYIGIGVANFVESAGLSPSEAAGNLGSQAGGWESAIVRFDSTGTVTVLAGTADQGQGHRTTYAQIAAEELGVSLDDVEVIEGDTDRIPQGMGTYGSRSASVGGGAIARGAREVREKARRIAAHQLEASVDDIEFEDGEFQVAGSPDRSMHIQGIAHQAYLGHDLPDEMDPGLEVTNFYDPENFTFPFGTHVAVVEVDPETAEIEIQQYVGVDDCGEIINPLIVEGQVHGGIAQGIGAALFEGASYDEDGHLETRRMDEYAVPQATQLPDFVTDNTVTPSPHNPIGVKGVGESATIAGTPTLVAAVSDALEPFGVDHLDMPITPETVWRATGGED, encoded by the coding sequence ATGAGCGACGCCGAGGACGCCGCCGAAGCCGTCTTCGGGTCGCCGGTCCAGCGCCGCGAGGACGTCCCGCTGCTGAAGGGCGAAGCGACGTTCACCGACGACGTCTCGCTGCCGGGGATGACCCACCTCGCCATCCGGCGCTCGGACCACGCCCACGCCCGCATCGTCGACGTCGACACCAGCGAGGCGGAAGCGATGGACGGCGTCGTCGCCGTCTTCACCGGACAGGACGTCGAGGACAGCGGCGTCCCGAACGCCATCCCGACGGCGTGGGACCTCCCGAACCTCGTCCAGCCGCAGTACCGGATGCTCGCCGTCGACAAGGTGCGCCACGAGGGTGACGGCGTCGCCGCGGTGGTCGCCGAATCCCGACACGTCGCCCGCGACGCCGTCGAGCGCATCGACGTCGAGTACGAGGAACTCGACCACGCCACCCACCCGCGAGAGGCCGTCGAGGCCGACGTCCCAGAGGTCCACGAGGAAGCCGAGGACAACGTCGGCTTCGACTTCGAACTCGGCGACCCGGACGCCGTCGACGACGCGTTCGCCGATGCCGACCACACGGCCAGCGTCGACCTCCGCCTGCCGCGCATCATCCCGAACGCGATGGAGCCCCGGGCCGCGGTCGCCGACTGGGACGCGACGACCGAGGAGATGCGCATCTGGATGACCAGCCAGAACCCCCACCTCCACCGGATGCTGATGGCCGCGGCGACGCTCGGCATCCCGGAGAACAAGCTCCAGGTCATCGCGCCCGAGGTGGGCGGCGGGTTCGGCAGCAAGATCTACCACTACCCAGACGAGGCGGTGACCGGCTGGGCGTCGATGCAGGTCGAGCGCCCGGTGAAGTGGCAGGCCACCCGCTCGGAGAGCTACCGGACGGACTGCCACGGCCGCGACCACGACACCACCGTCGAGATCGCCGTCGACGACGACGGGACCGTGCGGGGGCTGCGCGCGGAGACGTACGCGGGACTGGGCGCACACCTCTCGCAGTTCGGCTCCGCGACGCCGTCGTACCTCTACACGACCGTGCTCTCCGGGCAGTACAAGATTCCGACCATCTACGCGCGGGTCGTCGGCGCGTTCACGAACACGACGCCGGTCGACGCCTACCGCGGCGCGGGCCGCGCGGAGGGCATCTACGTTGTCGAGCGGGCGATGGACGTCGCGGCGCGCGAACTCGACATGGACCCAGTCGAGTTCCGCAGGCAGAATCTCGTCCCGCCCGAGGAGTTCCCCTACGAGTCGGCGGCGGCGCTCGTCTACGACAGCGGCGAGTACGAGCGCGGCATGGACACCGCGCTCGACCACATCGACTACGAGGAGCTCCGGGAGCGCCAGGAGGAGCTCCGCGAGGAGGGCCGCTACATCGGCATCGGCGTGGCGAACTTCGTGGAGTCCGCGGGCCTGTCGCCGTCGGAGGCGGCGGGCAACCTTGGCTCGCAGGCGGGTGGCTGGGAGAGCGCCATCGTCCGGTTCGACTCGACGGGCACGGTCACCGTGCTCGCCGGGACGGCCGACCAGGGGCAGGGCCACCGGACGACGTACGCCCAGATAGCGGCCGAGGAACTCGGCGTCTCGCTCGACGACGTGGAGGTCATCGAGGGCGACACCGACCGCATCCCGCAGGGGATGGGGACGTACGGCAGCCGGAGCGCGTCCGTCGGCGGCGGCGCCATCGCGCGCGGTGCGCGGGAGGTCCGCGAGAAGGCGCGCCGCATCGCCGCCCACCAGCTGGAGGCGAGCGTCGACGACATCGAGTTCGAGGACGGCGAGTTCCAGGTCGCGGGCTCGCCCGACCGGTCGATGCACATCCAGGGCATCGCCCACCAGGCGTACCTCGGCCACGACCTGCCCGACGAGATGGACCCCGGCCTGGAGGTGACGAACTTCTACGACCCGGAGAACTTCACGTTCCCGTTCGGGACGCACGTCGCGGTCGTCGAGGTCGACCCGGAGACCGCCGAGATAGAGATCCAGCAGTACGTCGGCGTCGACGACTGCGGGGAGATCATCAACCCGCTCATCGTCGAGGGGCAGGTCCACGGCGGCATCGCCCAGGGCATCGGCGCGGCGCTGTTCGAGGGCGCGTCCTACGACGAGGACGGCCACCTGGAGACGCGCCGCATGGACGAGTACGCGGTGCCCCAGGCGACCCAGCTGCCGGACTTCGTGACGGACAACACCGTCACGCCGAGTCCGCACAACCCCATCGGCGTGAAGGGCGTCGGCGAGTCGGCGACCATCGCCGGGACGCCGACGCTCGTCGCCGCCGTCTCGGACGCGCTGGAACCGTTCGGTGTCGACCACCTGGACATGCCGATAACGCCGGAGACTGTCTGGCGGGCAACGGGGGGTGAGGACTGA
- a CDS encoding carbon monoxide dehydrogenase produces MPDITLTVNDQRHELTVEPRTLLVTALREKLDYTGANVGCETGRCGACTVRQDGDAIKSCTRLAVQADGATIDTVEGLAEDDELAPIQAQFQENHGLQCGYCTPGMLMTADTFLQDAEDPSRDDIRDAIEGNLCRCTGYHNIVDAIEATADQLGGSE; encoded by the coding sequence ATGCCAGACATCACGCTCACAGTAAACGACCAGCGACACGAACTGACAGTGGAGCCGCGGACGCTACTCGTCACGGCGCTCCGCGAGAAACTCGACTACACGGGAGCCAACGTCGGCTGCGAGACGGGGCGGTGTGGCGCCTGCACCGTCCGGCAGGACGGCGACGCCATCAAGTCCTGCACGCGACTCGCCGTCCAGGCCGACGGCGCGACCATCGACACGGTGGAGGGACTAGCCGAGGACGACGAACTCGCGCCCATCCAGGCGCAGTTCCAGGAGAACCACGGCCTCCAGTGTGGCTACTGCACGCCGGGGATGTTGATGACCGCGGACACGTTCCTCCAGGACGCCGAGGACCCGTCCCGCGACGACATCCGGGACGCCATCGAGGGGAACCTCTGTCGGTGCACCGGCTACCACAACATCGTCGACGCCATCGAGGCGACGGCCGACCAGCTGGGTGGGAGCGAATGA
- a CDS encoding dihydrolipoamide dehydrogenase produces the protein MEEVDLLVVGSGSGLDVASVAASQGQSVAVVERGPLGGTCLNRGCIPSKLLLYHADVLETIERADEFHIDVTVDDVDFAGMVREVNEDVQESADSIRRGLESSEQHTLYEGEARFVDDHEVEVVGGRDDGAAVRADTVLIAAGTRPAIPSMDGIDAVDYLTSTEALQLESPPDHLVVVGGGYIAAELGHFFGAFGSDVTVISRRPTLLPYADREVADAFTDRVADRFDLYTGFEATAVSESGGGVTVEAMAYEYGDGAGPVAGGETISVTGDELLVAAGRRPNTDTLNLDATSVRTDAEGFVETDEYLRTEAEGVWALGDIAGEFLLKHAANYEAEVVARNLFGPELEPADYSAMPFAVFGSPEVAGVGAREQDLQAAGEEYATNTYRYEDIARGDAMHAEGFVKVIIDHDGGILGCHIVGPDASTLIQEVVVGMKAGSGSVWAIRESVHVHPALPEVVQRAFSGQFSSPGHEHHHHHHHE, from the coding sequence ATGGAAGAAGTCGACCTTCTCGTCGTCGGGTCGGGGTCCGGACTCGATGTCGCGTCCGTCGCGGCGTCCCAGGGCCAGTCGGTGGCCGTCGTCGAGCGCGGCCCGCTGGGCGGCACCTGCCTGAACCGCGGCTGTATCCCGTCGAAACTCCTGCTCTACCACGCCGACGTCCTCGAGACCATTGAGCGCGCCGACGAGTTCCACATCGACGTCACCGTCGACGACGTCGACTTCGCCGGGATGGTCCGAGAGGTCAACGAGGACGTCCAGGAGAGCGCCGACTCGATCCGCCGCGGCCTGGAGTCCTCCGAGCAGCACACGCTGTACGAGGGCGAGGCTCGGTTCGTGGACGACCACGAGGTCGAGGTCGTCGGCGGCCGGGACGACGGCGCGGCGGTCCGCGCGGACACCGTCCTGATTGCCGCGGGCACGCGCCCGGCGATTCCGTCGATGGACGGCATCGACGCGGTCGACTACCTCACGAGCACGGAGGCCCTGCAACTGGAGTCGCCGCCGGACCACCTGGTCGTGGTCGGCGGGGGCTACATCGCGGCCGAGCTCGGCCACTTCTTCGGCGCGTTCGGCAGCGACGTGACGGTCATCAGTCGGCGGCCGACGCTGCTCCCGTACGCGGACCGGGAGGTCGCCGACGCGTTCACCGACCGGGTCGCCGACCGGTTCGACCTCTACACCGGGTTCGAGGCGACCGCCGTCTCCGAGTCGGGCGGAGGCGTTACCGTCGAGGCGATGGCGTACGAGTACGGCGACGGCGCGGGCCCAGTCGCGGGCGGCGAGACCATCTCCGTCACGGGCGACGAACTGCTCGTTGCGGCGGGCCGCCGCCCGAACACGGACACGCTGAACCTGGACGCGACGAGCGTCCGGACGGACGCCGAGGGGTTCGTGGAGACCGACGAGTACCTTCGGACGGAGGCGGAGGGCGTCTGGGCGCTCGGCGACATCGCCGGCGAGTTCCTCCTCAAACACGCCGCGAACTACGAGGCGGAGGTGGTGGCGCGCAACCTCTTCGGTCCCGAACTGGAACCCGCCGACTACTCGGCGATGCCGTTCGCGGTGTTCGGTTCCCCGGAGGTCGCCGGCGTCGGCGCCCGCGAGCAGGACCTCCAGGCCGCTGGCGAGGAGTATGCCACGAACACGTACCGGTACGAGGACATTGCGCGCGGCGATGCGATGCACGCAGAGGGGTTCGTGAAGGTCATCATCGACCACGACGGCGGAATCCTCGGCTGCCACATCGTGGGACCGGACGCGTCGACGCTGATCCAGGAAGTCGTCGTCGGGATGAAGGCCGGGTCCGGGTCCGTCTGGGCCATCAGGGAGTCGGTCCACGTCCACCCCGCGCTCCCCGAGGTCGTCCAGCGCGCGTTCTCCGGGCAGTTCAGCAGTCCCGGCCACGAACACCACCACCACCACCACCACGAGTGA